Proteins found in one Melospiza georgiana isolate bMelGeo1 chromosome 1, bMelGeo1.pri, whole genome shotgun sequence genomic segment:
- the FBXO32 gene encoding F-box only protein 32, translating to MPFLGQDWRSPGQSWVKTADGWTRFLDEKSGGFVGDISSFCKKDDHNKENLFNSINYDVAAKKRKKDLLNNKAKTQYFHQEKWIYVHKGSTKERHGYCTLGEAFNRLDFSSAILDSRRFNYVVRLLELIAKSQLTSLSGIAQKNYMNILEKVVQKVLEDQQNIRLIRELLQTLYTSLCTLVQRVGKSVLVGNINMWVHRMESILHWQQQLNNIQITRPAFKGTTLTDLPLCLQLNIMQRLSDGRDLVSLGQVAPDLQVLSEDRLLWKKLCQYHFTDRQIRKRLILSDKGQLDWKKMYFKLIRCYPRKEQYGDTLQLCRHCHILSWKGTDHPCTANNPETCSTSLSPQEFINLFRF from the exons ATGCCGTTCCTGGGGCAGGACTGGCGCTCCCCCGGGCAGAGCTGGGTGAAGACGGCCGACGGCTGGACGCGCTTCCTGGACGAGAAGAGCGGCGGCTTCGTGGGCGACATCAGCAG CTTTTGTAAAAAAGATGATCACAACAAAGAGAATCTCTTCAACAGCATAAACTATGATGTTGCTgccaagaagagaaaaaaagatctgCTGAATAACAAAGCCAAGACTCAAT ATTTTCACCAGGAGAAGTGGATCTATGTTCACAAGGGAAGCACAAAAGAG CGCCATGGTTACTGCACCCTGGGAGAAGCCTTCAACCGCCTCGACTTCTCCAGTGCCATCCTGGACTCCAGGAGATTCAACTACGTTGTCAGG CTGTTGGAGCTGATAGCAAAGTCTCAGCTGACGTCACTGAGTGGCATTGCCCAGAAAAACTACATGAACATTTTGGAAAAAGTGGTTCAGAAAG TCCTTGAAGATCAGCAGAACATCAGGCTAATAAGGGAATTGCTGCAGACCCTCTACACATCCCTCTGCACGTTGGTTCAACGCGTCGGCAAGTCTGTCCTGGTCGGAAACATCAACATGTGGGTGCACAGGATGGAGAGCATTCTTCACTGGCAGCAGCAACTGAACAACATTCAGATCACCAGG CCTGCCTTTAAAGGAACCACGCTCACGGACCTGCCCCTGTGTTTGCAACTGAACATCATGCAGCGACTGAGCGATGGCAGGGACCTGGTCAGCCTGGGCCAGGTGGCTCCTGACCTCCAGGTGCTCAGTGAGGACAGGCTGCTGTGGaagaaactgtgccagtaccACTTCACAGACAGACAG attcGCAAACGTCTGATCTTATCTGACAAAGGACAGCTGGATTGGAAGAAGATGTACTTCAAGCTCATAAGGTGTTACCCACGGAAGGAGCAGTATGGtgacacactgcagctgtgcaggcacTGCCACATCCTTTCCTGGAAG gGTACTGATCACCCCTGCACAGCCAACAACCCAGAGACTTGCTCCACCTCTCTTTCACCACAAGAGTTTATCAACTTGTTCAGGTTCTGA